In Pseudomonas sp. PDM14, a genomic segment contains:
- a CDS encoding tyrosine-protein phosphatase, translating to MIDLHSHLLPAIDDGAADMQQALQMAAHAVACGTTHMVCTPHLHLGRYGNTAQSIAAAVQEFSGALAQAGIALQVSAAAEARFDVELMVLAQRGQLPFLGEWDGRQVLLLEFPHSEIPRQAEKLTGWLLQHNIQPLIAHPERNRGLMGANNHRRLAPLLAQGCLLQLTAGSLAGDFGQPAQLLAEQLLLEGQVSVLASDAHNMRHRAPNLLPGLERASQLIGDRAARRLVEDNPWRIAQSHFTANAA from the coding sequence ATGATCGACCTGCATTCACACCTGCTTCCAGCGATCGACGACGGTGCTGCGGACATGCAGCAAGCCCTGCAGATGGCCGCGCACGCGGTGGCCTGCGGGACCACGCACATGGTCTGCACGCCACACCTGCACCTGGGTCGCTATGGCAATACCGCACAGAGCATTGCCGCCGCCGTGCAGGAATTTTCCGGCGCCCTGGCCCAGGCCGGCATCGCGCTGCAGGTGAGTGCCGCGGCCGAGGCGCGCTTCGACGTCGAGCTGATGGTGCTGGCGCAACGCGGGCAGTTGCCGTTTCTCGGCGAGTGGGACGGGCGCCAGGTGCTGCTGTTGGAGTTCCCCCACAGCGAGATTCCACGCCAGGCGGAAAAGCTCACCGGCTGGCTGCTGCAACACAACATTCAGCCACTGATCGCGCACCCCGAGCGCAACCGCGGGCTGATGGGCGCAAACAACCATCGTCGGCTGGCGCCGCTTCTTGCCCAAGGCTGCCTGCTGCAGCTCACCGCAGGCTCGCTGGCCGGCGACTTCGGCCAGCCGGCGCAGTTGCTCGCCGAGCAGTTGCTGCTGGAAGGCCAGGTCAGCGTGCTCGCCAGCGATGCGCACAACATGCGCCACCGCGCGCCCAACCTGCTGCCGGGCCTGGAGAGAGCCAGCCAGCTGATCGGTGATCGCGCTGCGCGCCGCCTGGTCGAGGATAACCCCTGGCGTATCGCGCAGAGCCACTTCACGGCAAACGCCGCATGA
- a CDS encoding undecaprenyl-phosphate glucose phosphotransferase gives MTSQHRNLMTNRRGLTFWAQWAAAMLLANMVLSALVVWKYGTIPSEYRLLGVLTLLGSVPAYAMLQVYHKRHRLLSGLGRLLAGWVTLLSGLLIIAFATKTSESYSREVVFSWAVLGFIVQVVSYLPLHMITRIHSRKLRKERRSVIVGTSALAIELAEKLRHPSRVPLIGMIATDKSDTNLELALPVLGSLVNLRAVIEAEGIRRVYIALPLEEVAHIEGIYIDLLDMGVDVVWIPDFGSMLLLNQSISEIEHMPAIYLNESPISSHPAALLAKETMERSLALLALILLSPLMIAVAIAVRRSSPGPILFKQERHGWNGDVIKVWKFRSMRVHDDDVVKQATRNDDRITRVGRFIRRTSIDELPQLFNVLLGEMALVGPRPHAVTHNIYYTDKIRAYMARHRIKPGITGLAQITGHRGETETVEKMQQRVNQDLNYINHWSLWLDIKIIIKTPFTLLSKNIY, from the coding sequence ATGACTTCCCAACACCGCAATCTCATGACCAATCGCCGGGGCCTGACGTTCTGGGCCCAATGGGCGGCCGCCATGCTGCTGGCCAACATGGTGCTATCGGCCCTGGTGGTCTGGAAGTACGGCACGATTCCCAGCGAGTACCGCCTGCTCGGCGTGCTCACCCTCCTCGGCTCGGTGCCGGCTTACGCCATGCTACAGGTCTACCACAAGCGCCACCGCCTGCTCTCCGGCCTCGGCCGTCTGCTGGCCGGCTGGGTAACGCTGCTCAGTGGCCTGCTGATCATCGCGTTCGCCACCAAGACCAGCGAGAGCTACTCCCGCGAAGTCGTGTTCTCCTGGGCCGTGCTCGGCTTCATTGTGCAGGTGGTGAGCTACCTGCCACTGCACATGATCACCCGCATTCACTCGCGCAAGCTGCGCAAGGAGCGACGCTCGGTGATCGTCGGCACCAGCGCGCTCGCCATCGAGTTGGCAGAAAAACTGCGCCACCCCAGCCGTGTGCCACTGATCGGCATGATCGCGACCGACAAGAGCGATACCAATCTAGAGCTTGCCCTGCCGGTACTGGGCAGCCTGGTCAATCTGCGTGCGGTCATCGAAGCCGAAGGGATTCGCCGGGTCTACATCGCCCTGCCGCTGGAAGAGGTGGCCCACATCGAGGGGATCTACATCGACCTGCTCGACATGGGTGTCGACGTGGTGTGGATTCCTGACTTCGGCAGTATGTTGCTGCTCAACCAGTCAATCTCGGAAATCGAGCACATGCCGGCGATCTACCTCAATGAAAGCCCGATCAGCTCGCACCCGGCCGCTCTGCTTGCCAAGGAAACGATGGAGCGCAGCCTGGCACTCCTCGCCCTGATTCTGTTGAGCCCGCTGATGATCGCCGTGGCCATTGCGGTGCGACGCTCCTCACCCGGCCCGATCCTGTTCAAGCAGGAACGCCACGGCTGGAACGGCGACGTAATCAAGGTGTGGAAATTCCGCTCCATGCGGGTTCACGACGACGACGTGGTCAAGCAGGCAACTCGCAACGACGACCGTATCACCCGCGTCGGGCGCTTCATCCGGCGCACCTCGATCGACGAGTTGCCGCAACTGTTCAACGTGCTGCTCGGCGAGATGGCACTGGTCGGCCCCCGCCCACACGCGGTCACGCACAACATTTACTACACCGACAAGATCCGCGCCTACATGGCTCGCCATCGCATCAAACCGGGCATCACCGGCCTGGCGCAGATCACCGGCCATCGCGGCGAGACCGAAACCGTGGAGAAGATGCAACAGCGGGTCAACCAAGACCTCAACTACATCAATCACTGGTCGCTGTGGCTGGACATCAAGATCATCATCAAGACGCCCTTCACGTTGCTGTCCAAGAACATCTATTGA
- a CDS encoding lipopolysaccharide biosynthesis protein, translated as MNTPASGKQSRADFVFVYLAYTLRYLYLLLLIPFYGRVLGVEGYGVVLAAMSLMTIVWRFVEWGFGTFGMRSIATASTDQYAGLFSQHVSARLLLSVLAMIGTGIAIKMSPVLSTHPGAGFAAAALGIVSAFNLGWYYTGSGRPRDAVKLEVLGFAVSLALILSLVRGPEDVNLVLLSLLCSGSLVLATAHWWVRKEISHARFDVANGAVLIRSASTVFLYSGSSALLVSSSTYLLSIISTPAEVGAFGAAERLVAVGLSVMGPAGQIFVPRITALFVHDRDGAHALIRKALLLLVGIGLCGLLCSLLLGHWIVPLIFGPGFDETVHILQCLSVLFPISATTLILSSYVLIPLHKEALLAKIVLTGAALSIACAIPLGIAYGGMGMAYARLFGESLVCIGLTFFCWRMGILARIFDLKK; from the coding sequence ATGAACACACCTGCAAGCGGTAAACAGTCCCGCGCCGACTTCGTATTCGTTTACCTCGCCTACACCCTGCGCTACCTGTACCTGTTGCTGCTGATCCCCTTCTACGGCCGGGTGCTGGGTGTCGAGGGCTATGGTGTGGTCCTGGCTGCCATGTCGCTGATGACCATCGTCTGGCGCTTCGTCGAATGGGGTTTTGGCACATTCGGCATGCGCTCCATCGCCACCGCGAGCACGGACCAGTATGCCGGCCTGTTCTCCCAGCATGTCAGCGCCCGCCTGCTGCTCAGCGTGCTGGCCATGATCGGCACCGGCATTGCGATCAAGATGTCGCCGGTACTTTCCACTCACCCTGGCGCCGGGTTCGCGGCAGCGGCACTGGGGATCGTCTCGGCCTTCAACCTCGGCTGGTACTACACCGGCAGCGGACGCCCAAGGGACGCGGTGAAGCTTGAAGTGCTCGGCTTTGCCGTGAGCCTGGCACTGATCCTGTCGTTGGTACGCGGCCCCGAAGACGTCAATTTGGTACTGCTGTCACTGCTCTGCTCCGGCAGCCTGGTACTGGCGACTGCGCACTGGTGGGTCAGGAAGGAAATTTCCCACGCCCGCTTCGACGTCGCGAACGGCGCGGTGCTGATCCGCTCTGCCAGTACGGTGTTCTTGTACTCCGGCAGTTCGGCCCTGCTGGTGTCCTCGTCGACCTACCTGCTGAGCATCATCTCCACCCCCGCCGAAGTGGGCGCCTTTGGCGCGGCCGAGCGCCTGGTCGCAGTCGGCCTGAGCGTAATGGGCCCCGCCGGACAGATTTTCGTACCACGCATCACTGCCCTGTTCGTGCACGACAGGGATGGTGCCCACGCGCTCATCCGCAAGGCGCTGCTGCTGCTGGTCGGCATCGGCCTGTGCGGCCTGCTGTGCAGCCTGCTGTTGGGGCACTGGATCGTGCCGCTGATATTCGGCCCGGGATTCGACGAAACCGTGCACATCCTGCAATGCCTGTCGGTGCTTTTCCCGATCAGCGCCACCACCCTGATCCTCAGCAGCTATGTGCTGATTCCGCTGCACAAGGAAGCACTGCTGGCCAAGATCGTGCTGACGGGTGCGGCGCTGAGCATCGCCTGCGCGATCCCTCTGGGCATTGCCTATGGCGGTATGGGCATGGCCTACGCGCGGCTGTTCGGTGAATCGCTCGTGTGCATCGGCCTGACATTTTTCTGCTGGAGAATGGGCATTCTGGCTCGCATCTTCGACCTCAAAAAATAA
- a CDS encoding glycosyltransferase family 2 protein, with amino-acid sequence MNPFVVVATKGRSKQTYILLDFLARQSSRPVHIAVVGSEAKDIEGLDAHPSVASGLTSLRLASAGATIQRNAGLDALQPHVAQLPASDWFVAFFDDDFRPADDWLANAASAFARHSDVVGINGLVLADGVTSEFGISEEDAVRYISGEKASDKLRTTPPEARPLTGLYGCNMAYRGIAAEALRFDEQLPMYAWQEDIDFSSRSRQFGRLVLLSACRGVHLGVSSGRTSGVRFGYSQIANPIFLMKKGTMSKSMGFKLMSKNILSNLIKTALKVRIKDFPGRLRGNLRAGLDLLSGKLHPMRAVDL; translated from the coding sequence ATGAACCCATTCGTTGTGGTCGCCACCAAAGGGCGCAGCAAGCAAACCTATATCCTCCTCGACTTCCTCGCGCGTCAGAGCAGCCGGCCCGTCCACATCGCCGTGGTCGGCAGCGAAGCCAAGGACATCGAAGGACTGGACGCGCACCCCTCGGTGGCAAGTGGCCTGACCAGCCTCCGTCTGGCCAGTGCGGGCGCCACCATTCAGCGCAATGCCGGGCTGGATGCACTGCAGCCTCACGTAGCGCAGTTACCTGCCAGCGACTGGTTCGTGGCCTTCTTCGATGACGACTTCCGACCGGCCGATGACTGGTTGGCGAACGCCGCCAGCGCCTTCGCCAGGCATTCGGATGTGGTCGGCATCAACGGCCTGGTCCTGGCCGATGGCGTGACCAGTGAGTTCGGGATTTCCGAAGAAGATGCCGTCCGCTACATCAGCGGTGAAAAAGCGTCGGACAAGCTACGCACCACGCCGCCGGAAGCCAGGCCGCTGACCGGCCTGTACGGCTGCAACATGGCCTACCGCGGCATTGCCGCCGAAGCCCTGCGCTTCGACGAGCAACTGCCGATGTACGCCTGGCAGGAAGACATCGACTTTTCCAGTCGCTCCCGCCAGTTCGGCCGACTCGTCCTGCTATCCGCCTGCCGGGGGGTGCACCTGGGGGTCAGCTCCGGCCGCACCAGTGGCGTGCGCTTTGGCTACTCGCAGATAGCCAACCCGATCTTTCTCATGAAGAAGGGCACCATGAGCAAATCCATGGGTTTCAAGCTGATGAGCAAGAACATCCTCTCCAACCTGATCAAGACCGCACTCAAAGTCCGCATCAAGGACTTTCCCGGGCGTCTGCGCGGCAACCTGCGCGCCGGCCTGGATCTGCTCTCGGGCAAGCTGCATCCGATGCGTGCCGTGGACCTTTGA
- a CDS encoding GumC family protein: protein MDTFPRANTERALPNRHHTESDTIDLLKLWSVLWQAKWNIAALVLISSMLAVVAVLNLAPQYRASSSLLIEEKNPRVLSFQQVYDPANTTSEYLQTQLGLLQSRALAERVVGALQLSSNPLFDPRQQPESMFSVRRILNSLGLDEIISNLRSGDDGATGAITEEQAFNHATHTLMNLTHVQLVGKSQLLSISVETPDATLSANIANALATGFIESQLDASLDMSLSTTNWMNSRLEELREKLKSAENTLQAYREAEGLVDVDGVATISANELSMTGNRMIDARRQRAEAESQYRQVQTMRSGGLDRLSSVPAVLGHPLIQQFKADEARAQAKVEELSRRYGDKHPTMIAARSELAAATASLQAQVELVVAGIERNYQLAQANESSLRQSFNNNKEQIQDISRKEFKLRELQREVDSNRVLYETFLTRLKETAATSDINSSNARVVDMAIAPGKPSKPRKTLIVAIAAVLAAIFGIGLTLLFEALNNTFKSTDDVENKLNLPVLSIIPLVPKKNRNQVSHLFEQAQDKRFCESIRTLRTSLVLADLGSPRKIVLVTSSVPGEGKSSIANNLAFSIAHIERVLLIDADLRRPTMARNFDFPVGSPGLANLIAGTAKLEDCIRTVGDVDMIPAGMVPPNPQELLSSARLTKILELLKGRYQRIIIDSPPTQAVSDSMLLATISDALIYVVRAESTSIPLVQKGVGQLLQNNAPITGVVLNQVDLRKARKYGYSYYENYSYQLQPQS, encoded by the coding sequence ATGGATACCTTCCCGCGCGCCAACACGGAACGCGCCCTCCCCAATCGCCATCACACTGAAAGCGACACCATCGACTTGCTGAAGCTGTGGAGCGTGTTGTGGCAGGCCAAGTGGAACATTGCTGCGCTAGTGCTCATTTCCAGCATGCTGGCTGTAGTTGCAGTACTCAACCTGGCACCGCAATACCGGGCCAGCTCCAGTTTGCTGATCGAGGAGAAAAACCCTCGCGTCCTGTCCTTCCAGCAGGTCTACGATCCCGCCAACACCACCAGTGAATATCTGCAGACTCAACTGGGCCTGCTGCAGTCTCGCGCTCTGGCCGAGCGCGTGGTCGGCGCCCTGCAATTGAGCAGCAACCCCCTGTTCGATCCTCGCCAGCAACCCGAGTCGATGTTCTCGGTGCGCCGCATCCTGAACAGCCTGGGGCTGGATGAAATAATCAGCAATCTGCGTTCGGGCGATGACGGCGCAACCGGTGCCATTACCGAAGAACAGGCGTTCAACCACGCGACCCATACGCTGATGAACCTGACCCACGTGCAGCTCGTGGGCAAGAGCCAACTGCTTTCGATCAGCGTCGAAACGCCCGATGCCACGCTCTCGGCCAACATCGCCAACGCCCTGGCCACGGGCTTCATCGAGAGTCAGCTCGACGCCAGCCTGGACATGTCGCTGTCCACCACCAACTGGATGAACTCACGCCTCGAAGAGCTGCGTGAAAAGCTCAAGAGCGCCGAGAACACCCTGCAGGCCTATCGAGAAGCAGAAGGTCTGGTGGATGTCGACGGCGTCGCCACCATCAGCGCCAACGAACTGTCGATGACCGGCAACCGCATGATCGATGCGCGCCGTCAGCGTGCCGAGGCCGAGAGCCAATATCGCCAGGTGCAGACGATGCGCAGCGGTGGTCTGGATCGCCTGTCCAGCGTGCCGGCCGTGCTCGGCCATCCGTTGATCCAGCAGTTCAAGGCTGACGAGGCACGCGCGCAGGCCAAGGTCGAAGAGCTGTCACGCCGTTATGGCGACAAGCATCCAACGATGATTGCCGCGCGCTCGGAGCTGGCAGCGGCTACTGCCAGCTTACAAGCCCAGGTAGAACTGGTCGTCGCTGGTATCGAACGCAACTATCAACTGGCCCAGGCCAACGAAAGCTCGCTGAGGCAGTCGTTCAACAACAACAAGGAACAGATCCAGGACATCTCGCGCAAGGAATTCAAATTGCGCGAACTGCAGCGTGAGGTGGACAGCAACCGCGTTCTCTACGAGACCTTCCTCACCCGCCTGAAGGAAACCGCCGCCACCTCCGACATCAACTCGTCGAATGCCCGCGTGGTAGACATGGCCATCGCCCCAGGCAAGCCAAGCAAGCCACGCAAGACCCTGATCGTCGCCATCGCCGCCGTGCTAGCCGCAATCTTCGGCATCGGCCTGACCCTGCTGTTCGAGGCCCTGAACAACACCTTCAAGAGCACCGACGACGTCGAGAACAAACTCAACCTGCCCGTGCTCAGCATCATTCCACTGGTGCCGAAGAAGAACCGCAATCAGGTCTCGCACCTGTTCGAGCAGGCGCAGGACAAACGCTTCTGTGAGTCGATCCGCACCTTGCGTACCAGCCTGGTGCTGGCCGACCTCGGTTCGCCACGCAAGATCGTACTGGTAACGTCCTCGGTGCCAGGCGAAGGCAAGAGTTCCATCGCCAACAACCTCGCTTTCTCCATCGCCCATATCGAGAGGGTGCTGCTGATCGACGCTGACCTGCGTCGCCCGACGATGGCACGCAACTTCGACTTCCCGGTCGGCTCGCCCGGCCTGGCCAACCTGATCGCCGGCACTGCCAAGCTTGAAGACTGCATTCGCACCGTCGGCGACGTGGATATGATTCCGGCAGGCATGGTCCCGCCCAACCCACAGGAATTGTTGTCCTCGGCACGGCTGACAAAGATTCTCGAACTACTGAAAGGACGCTACCAACGCATCATCATCGACTCACCACCGACCCAGGCCGTCAGCGACTCGATGCTGTTGGCCACCATCTCCGATGCGCTGATCTATGTAGTACGCGCGGAAAGCACCTCGATTCCCCTGGTGCAAAAAGGTGTCGGCCAGTTGCTGCAGAACAACGCCCCGATTACCGGCGTCGTGCTCAACCAGGTCGATCTGCGCAAGGCCCGCAAGTACGGCTACAGCTACTACGAAAACTACAGCTATCAGCTCCAGCCACAGAGCTGA